Below is a window of Streptomyces genisteinicus DNA.
CCGGTCTCCACCACGACCCGCGCGCCGGTGCCGGCTGCCCTGAGGGCCAGCACCTGGGCGGTCCACAGGCCGCCGATGAGCAGGACGTCGTACGGCGTCGAACGGTGGAAGCCCACCAGTTGGGGGCGTCCCTCGGCGTCGTCGCCGACGACCACTCCGTCGTCGCCGACCGGCAGGGAGAGCGCGGCGAGATGGCCGGCGGGCATCGAGTGCCCCGCGTGGCGCGGTCCCACGAGGCCGCGCAGCCCCTTCGCCATTCCCGTACGGCCCATCAGCGGGCACCCCCCAGAGGCATCGTCGCCAGCACACCCGGCAGCTGTTCGCGGTCGAGACGCAGCAGACCGACCTTCGCGCCGCGCGCCGCCTGCTCCAGAGCGCGCCGCACGCCGATCAGTTCGGTGTCGGAGCCGCCCGTGATCCGCACGTGCCCTCCGATGTCCATCGTCCCCTGGCGGGTGCCGCGCCGGACGGTGAGGCTGATCGTGGTCGCGTAGGCGGGCACGGCCGTCAGCAGCGAGACCAGCTTCGGCAGCGGAGTCGCGGCCCGGCCGAGCTCCGGCCAGCGGCCCACCGCGTACGAGGTGTGCCAGCGGTCGTCGCACCGCCACACCCGGGAGGTCTCCGCCGTCCGGCGCTGCGGCGCGGCGTCGGGGCGGCCGGCCCGCGACGCCGCGCGCGGGCTCGCACAGGCTGCGGTCGCCACGGTGGAGTTGAGCTCCTCCTGGTCGAGCACCACGGCCTGGAACCCCGCGCCGGTCATGCGGCTGGCGACGTGGTCGGCGACGCGCACCAGGCAGCGCTGAGCACCCTCCATGCCGCCGCCGCGCGCCGCGACCGCCTCGGGACACAGCTCGGGGTCCAGCTTCACGGCGATCCACGTCATGCGGAGCGCGGGTGCGCCGGTCTTCTCCTGGAGCGGGGCGTACGACAGCCGGGCCACCGACTGCTGCGGCAGGTGGGGTGCGGGAGCCGCCCGCACCTGCTGCACGAGCTGCACCGACTCCATCACGATGTCGTCGACCTCGAGGGCGTCGCCGAGCAGCGACAGAGGCAGCGCCCGGGCGCCGAAGGCGGGGCGCAGCGCCGAACCGCTGGCCTCCACACGCACCACGGCCGTCAGGAACGTGCCGTCCCCCAGCATGCCGACCGTCCGGCGGTCGCGGTCCACGAAGGGGGAGGCGCCGAAGCCGGGCAGGCTCTCGGTGACGGGCGCCAGCGACGGGTCGGTGTCCGGACCGGCCGGGGCGCTGCCGCGTCTGCGCGCACGCAACGCGAGGGCCGTCGCCAGCCAGTCGGGAAGGGCGTGCCCGCGCCGGCGGATCACGGCCAGCAGGACGAGCAGACCGGCGACCGTGCCCGTGGGCACGAGCCACAGTCCGCCGCCGAGGGCGAAGCCCACCGCGACGAGGGCCAGCGCGAACTCGACGAGCAGGAGCTGCCGGAGCTGGACGGGGCCGATCCGGCTCGTCCGCGACAGGGGCCGCAGCGTCGTCGCCGCGGGCGCTCCCTGCACCGCGACCGAGGCCGCGGGGGCCTGCCGCCCGGGGTCGTTGCTGCGTTGCCCCCGGGAACTCCCCGTGTCCCGGCCGGTGGTCCGCCCGTGCCGCGTACGCGTCGCCGTACCCATCGCCGCGTTGCCCCCTCGTGTCCGTAATAAGCAATTTCCCATGGGCGTTGACCGGGCGACGAGCCTACCTGAGCAGGAGGACCCGAGCGCCGACAGGCATAGTAGGGGCGGCACGGCGGCAGGCCCTCACGGTGAGTGTGGGAACCTGGTCGCCCAGCGGGGAGAGGGACTGCGTACAGATGGCATCACGTCGGGACGAACTGAACGCCTACACCTTCGCGAAGCGAAGGCTCATCGCACAGTTCCTTCAGCCCAACGCGACGGGTTCCGAGGAGGGCGCACCCCGCCCGCTGCGCGCGGTCGTCCCCGGCGCCATCGTCGCCGTGGTGGTGCTGGCGGTGTTCGCGGCCTGGGGCATGTTCAAACCGGTGGCCCCCAAGGGATGGGACACCCCGAACGAGAACGTCATCATCGCCAGCAAGTCGACCACCCGGTACGTCGTGCTGAAGACGAAGGGCAAGGTCCAGCTCCACCCCGTCCTCAACATGTCGTCGGCGAAGCTGCTGCTCGACCCCGACAAGGGGAAGGTCATCAACGTCGACGAGTCGGTGCTGGACAACGGCAAGATCCCGCACGGCGCGACGCTCGGCATCCCCTACGCCCCCGACCGCCTGCCCGACGCCAAGGTCGCCGGCGTCGCCAAGCGCTGGGCCGTCTGCGAGCGCCCCGGCGAGGGCGGCCGTGCGATCCAGAAGGCGGCGTTCGTGCTCGCCGAGCGCGACGAGAAGAAGACCGAGGGCGCGAACCAGCTCACCGGCGGCGAACTCCTCTACGTGGAGGGCCCCGACGAGACCCGGTACGTCGTCGACGCCCGCGGGACCGCGTACGCGGTGGCCGAGGACGAACTGCTCCTGCGCCAGCTCGTCGGCCACAACCGGGCGGCGCAGCGCGTCTCCAAGGCCTGGCTGGAGACCCTCCACCGGGGCGACACCATCTCCTTCCCCGAGGTTCCCGGCGACCCCGGCGCACCGGCCGGCGCCCCCGGCCTCGCCGACGACGTCAACCGGATCGGCATGGTGCTGTCCGCCACCGACGGGACCAGGAAGCAGCGCTACGTGGTCCTCCAGGGACGCGTGGCCCCGGTCTCCGACTTCACCGCCAAGCTGCTGCTCAACAGCCGCCAGCTCGTCGAGCTCGGCCAGAACGGCCAGGAGACCGCCGTCAGCGCGGGCGCCTTCGCGCCGGGCGGGGCGTTCGGCCAGGACAAGAAGTGGCCGGCCGCCGCACCGGAGGCCGTCAACGACGCGAGCACCGCGCAGGGCAGCCGCAACACCGTCTGCAACGTGCTCCGCAAGGTCGACGAGGACACCGGCGCCACCACCCTGACCACCTGGGCGGGCACCGATTTCCCGGCGCCGCTGCCAACCGGTTCCACCAGCGCCTACGTCACCCCCGGGTCCGGTCAGCTGTTCCGGCAGTTCCAGGGTTCGGACACGAAGACGGGATTCCTCTTCCTGGTCACCGACACCGGGCTGCGCTACGCGATGCAGTCCAACGGCGACAGCGCCACCGACTCCTCCGGCATCGGCTCGTCCGGCTCCGAGGAGGAGCAGCAGGCCCGGCAGCAGGAGGCGGCCCAGGCGCAGAACCGCCTCGGCTACAAGGAGGTCACCCCGCTCCCCGTCCCGGCGCAGTGGTCGACCTTCCTGCCCACCGGACCGCGGCTGTCCACCGGCGCGGCGAGCCAGCCGCAGGGCTCGTGAGGGCGGCGGCGATGACGAAGAGGACGAGCCCTTCCGCGGGCGCCGCCGCGGCACGCCGCCTGCT
It encodes the following:
- the eccE gene encoding type VII secretion protein EccE, yielding MGTATRTRHGRTTGRDTGSSRGQRSNDPGRQAPAASVAVQGAPAATTLRPLSRTSRIGPVQLRQLLLVEFALALVAVGFALGGGLWLVPTGTVAGLLVLLAVIRRRGHALPDWLATALALRARRRGSAPAGPDTDPSLAPVTESLPGFGASPFVDRDRRTVGMLGDGTFLTAVVRVEASGSALRPAFGARALPLSLLGDALEVDDIVMESVQLVQQVRAAPAPHLPQQSVARLSYAPLQEKTGAPALRMTWIAVKLDPELCPEAVAARGGGMEGAQRCLVRVADHVASRMTGAGFQAVVLDQEELNSTVATAACASPRAASRAGRPDAAPQRRTAETSRVWRCDDRWHTSYAVGRWPELGRAATPLPKLVSLLTAVPAYATTISLTVRRGTRQGTMDIGGHVRITGGSDTELIGVRRALEQAARGAKVGLLRLDREQLPGVLATMPLGGAR
- the eccB gene encoding type VII secretion protein EccB, which produces MASRRDELNAYTFAKRRLIAQFLQPNATGSEEGAPRPLRAVVPGAIVAVVVLAVFAAWGMFKPVAPKGWDTPNENVIIASKSTTRYVVLKTKGKVQLHPVLNMSSAKLLLDPDKGKVINVDESVLDNGKIPHGATLGIPYAPDRLPDAKVAGVAKRWAVCERPGEGGRAIQKAAFVLAERDEKKTEGANQLTGGELLYVEGPDETRYVVDARGTAYAVAEDELLLRQLVGHNRAAQRVSKAWLETLHRGDTISFPEVPGDPGAPAGAPGLADDVNRIGMVLSATDGTRKQRYVVLQGRVAPVSDFTAKLLLNSRQLVELGQNGQETAVSAGAFAPGGAFGQDKKWPAAAPEAVNDASTAQGSRNTVCNVLRKVDEDTGATTLTTWAGTDFPAPLPTGSTSAYVTPGSGQLFRQFQGSDTKTGFLFLVTDTGLRYAMQSNGDSATDSSGIGSSGSEEEQQARQQEAAQAQNRLGYKEVTPLPVPAQWSTFLPTGPRLSTGAASQPQGS